The following are encoded in a window of Flavobacterium psychrotrophum genomic DNA:
- a CDS encoding penicillin-binding protein: MGVGAEDKKISFRIYIVAFAIFVMALLVSIKLANIQWVEGDFYRNLARQRTVKNVTIPANRGNVYSSDGSLLATSIPNYTIRFDAVAPKAEDFKEFTEGLCDSLEVMFGKPSEDYYQLFKKARSHKNRYMLVAKGLTYTELLRIKSFPLFKLGAYKGGIITEQSIVREHPIGKIAERTVGYERVDHDGEMLYVGIEGAYADYLKGKDGRHMMQKIAKNQWKPISDINELDPVDGLDVVSTIDVYIQDIAHHALLKQLEYYEADHGCVVVLETKTGYVKAISNLGRATDGSYYETINYAVGESQEPGSTFKLAGLVALLEDGKVDTSNVYDSHGGDITIHGKHVRDSHKGGYGKVSLARGFELSSNTVLVQAVYENYKDNPKQFVKHLNDFGLNHRLGVTLKGEGVPRIPQPEDKSWSRVSLPWMGFGYGLKLTPLQTLAFYNGVANNGELVRPLFVQEIKAWDKTIKKFDKEVINPKLCSQETINKVKAVMENVVKKGTGKKLYSPNFSMAGKTGTAQVNYGGGKTNGDMYYSSSFVGYFPADEPQYSCIVVIHKPHVAKGYFGADVSGPVFRRIAQKIFTDVPSTNKVKQLDKNIKKQEQLYAAYDAKINTVNKIVPNIVGMSGMDAVALLGNMGFKVQVNGMGKVKKQSLSPGQAFKKNQIITLELS; encoded by the coding sequence ATGGGAGTAGGAGCAGAAGATAAAAAGATTTCGTTCAGGATCTATATCGTGGCCTTCGCAATTTTTGTGATGGCTCTTCTTGTTTCTATAAAGCTTGCTAACATACAATGGGTAGAGGGCGATTTTTATCGCAACCTGGCCCGTCAGCGCACGGTAAAGAATGTTACCATACCTGCAAACAGGGGTAATGTGTATAGTAGCGATGGCAGTCTTTTAGCAACATCTATACCTAACTATACCATAAGGTTTGATGCTGTAGCGCCAAAGGCCGAAGATTTTAAAGAGTTTACTGAAGGGTTGTGCGACTCGCTTGAAGTAATGTTTGGTAAACCGTCTGAAGATTATTACCAACTCTTCAAAAAGGCACGTAGCCATAAAAACCGCTACATGCTGGTGGCTAAAGGGCTTACTTATACAGAGCTGCTGCGTATTAAAAGTTTCCCGCTATTTAAGCTGGGTGCTTATAAAGGAGGCATCATCACTGAGCAGAGTATAGTGCGTGAACACCCGATAGGTAAAATTGCCGAGCGTACCGTGGGGTATGAGCGTGTAGACCATGATGGCGAAATGTTATATGTAGGTATAGAGGGTGCGTATGCAGATTACCTTAAGGGTAAAGATGGCCGCCACATGATGCAGAAGATAGCAAAAAACCAGTGGAAGCCTATAAGCGATATTAATGAGCTTGATCCTGTAGACGGGCTTGATGTGGTAAGTACCATAGATGTTTACATTCAGGATATTGCGCACCACGCGTTGCTTAAGCAACTGGAGTATTATGAGGCAGACCACGGTTGTGTAGTAGTTTTAGAAACTAAAACCGGTTATGTAAAAGCCATAAGCAACCTGGGGCGTGCTACAGATGGATCTTATTATGAGACGATAAACTATGCGGTGGGCGAAAGCCAGGAGCCGGGCTCTACCTTTAAGCTTGCAGGCCTTGTGGCACTGCTTGAAGACGGTAAGGTAGATACCAGTAATGTGTATGACAGCCACGGTGGCGATATAACTATTCACGGCAAGCATGTGCGCGACTCGCACAAGGGTGGCTATGGCAAGGTATCGCTGGCAAGGGGTTTTGAGCTTTCGAGTAATACGGTACTGGTGCAGGCGGTGTATGAAAATTATAAAGATAATCCTAAGCAGTTTGTAAAGCACCTTAATGATTTTGGGCTTAACCATAGGCTGGGTGTTACCCTAAAAGGTGAAGGTGTGCCACGCATACCGCAACCGGAAGATAAATCATGGTCGCGCGTATCGTTACCATGGATGGGGTTTGGCTACGGCCTTAAGCTTACGCCGCTGCAAACATTGGCATTCTATAATGGTGTTGCTAATAATGGCGAGTTAGTGCGTCCGTTGTTTGTACAGGAAATTAAGGCTTGGGACAAAACGATAAAGAAGTTTGATAAAGAAGTTATAAATCCTAAGCTGTGCTCTCAGGAAACCATAAATAAGGTTAAGGCCGTGATGGAGAATGTGGTTAAAAAGGGTACGGGTAAAAAGCTATACTCACCTAATTTTAGCATGGCAGGTAAAACAGGTACAGCACAGGTTAATTACGGAGGTGGCAAGACAAATGGTGATATGTACTACTCGTCATCTTTTGTGGGGTATTTTCCGGCAGATGAGCCACAGTACAGTTGTATTGTAGTTATACACAAGCCGCACGTTGCAAAAGGATATTTTGGTGCAGACGTTTCGGGCCCGGTATTTCGCAGGATAGCGCAAAAGATCTTTACCGATGTGCCTTCTACCAATAAGGTAAAGCAACTGGATAAGAACATTAAAAAACAGGAACAGCTATATGCTGCTTATGACGCAAAAATAAATACAGTAAATAAAATAGTGCCTAATATAGTGGGTATGTCCGGTATGGATGCCGTGGCCCTTTTAGGTAACATGGGCTTTAAAGTACAGGTAAACGGTATGGGCAAGGTTAAAAAGCAATCGTTAAGCCCGGGACAAGCCTTTAAGAAAAACCAAATAATAACACTCGAATTATCATAA
- a CDS encoding FtsL-like putative cell division protein — MKGGVYSLLKAKYLVDDGSMKNWRFIVFLILVAMVMIANSHNYEQKLYRITALESEIKSLRAEFVDRRSELMELKMESTVSAKMEPRGIFPSPVPPKKIVVAKAKEKNFWEKLWE; from the coding sequence ATGAAAGGCGGAGTATACAGTTTATTAAAGGCAAAATATCTTGTAGACGACGGGTCTATGAAGAACTGGCGCTTTATAGTATTCCTTATACTGGTTGCGATGGTAATGATTGCCAATTCTCACAATTATGAGCAAAAGCTGTACAGGATCACGGCGCTGGAGAGTGAGATAAAATCGCTTCGTGCAGAGTTTGTAGATAGACGCAGCGAACTGATGGAATTGAAAATGGAGAGTACGGTGTCGGCAAAGATGGAGCCGAGAGGGATTTTCCCTTCGCCGGTACCGCCGAAAAAAATAGTGGTTGCAAAAGCCAAAGAGAAAAATTTTTGGGAAAAGTTATGGGAGTAG
- the rsmH gene encoding 16S rRNA (cytosine(1402)-N(4))-methyltransferase RsmH — protein MEYHNPVLLKETVDGLNIKPDGVYVDVTFGGGGHSREIMKRLGPNGKLFAFDQDEDAQANVIDDPRFMLIPENFGFIKRYLRFHGVKAVDGILADLGVSSHQFDVAERGFSTRFDAALDMRMSQKNELDAFKVVNEYEEKDLKRMFFEYGDLRNAGALAARIAEARKDTPIKNTGELKEVLSRFLPAHKSNKILAQIYQAIRIEVNREMDVLKDFLEQSLEVLKPEGRLSVISYHSLEDRLVKRYMRNGMFEGEPERDMFGRFEVPFKSIEKLIIPTDEEIKQNNRARSAKLRVAEKI, from the coding sequence ATGGAATATCATAATCCCGTATTGTTAAAAGAAACAGTTGATGGGTTAAATATAAAGCCTGATGGGGTGTATGTAGATGTAACCTTTGGTGGTGGTGGCCACTCCCGCGAGATCATGAAGCGTTTGGGGCCAAACGGAAAGCTTTTTGCTTTTGACCAGGATGAGGATGCTCAGGCTAATGTAATAGATGACCCTCGTTTTATGCTGATACCTGAGAATTTTGGATTCATAAAAAGGTATCTGAGGTTTCATGGCGTAAAGGCGGTTGATGGCATACTTGCAGACCTTGGGGTGTCGTCACACCAGTTTGATGTTGCAGAGCGTGGTTTTAGTACCCGTTTTGATGCGGCACTCGATATGAGGATGAGTCAGAAAAATGAGCTTGATGCTTTTAAGGTGGTGAATGAATATGAAGAGAAAGACCTTAAAAGAATGTTCTTTGAATATGGTGATCTTAGAAATGCTGGTGCGCTTGCTGCCAGGATTGCAGAGGCCAGAAAAGATACCCCGATAAAAAACACAGGCGAGTTAAAAGAAGTGCTATCAAGATTTTTACCGGCTCATAAGAGTAATAAGATACTGGCGCAAATCTATCAGGCTATACGTATAGAGGTAAACCGTGAGATGGATGTGCTTAAAGATTTCCTTGAGCAGTCGCTGGAGGTGTTAAAGCCTGAAGGCAGGCTGAGTGTAATAAGTTATCATTCGCTGGAAGACAGGCTTGTAAAACGCTATATGCGAAACGGTATGTTTGAAGGGGAGCCGGAGCGTGATATGTTTGGCAGGTTTGAGGTTCCTTTTAAAAGTATCGAAAAGCTGATTATCCCAACGGATGAAGAAATAAAACAAAACAACAGGGCCCGTAGTGCTAAGCTAAGGGTGGCAGAGAAAATATAG
- the mraZ gene encoding division/cell wall cluster transcriptional repressor MraZ has product MNTIIGTYECKADNKGRLMLPAPLKKQLHEGLGEGFVLKRSVFQQCLELYPMAEWNKMMQKINKLNRFVKKNNDFIRAFTAGVRVIEMDAAGRLLVPKDLALFAGIGSEVVLSSAVTIVEIWDKERYEASINVSDEDFASLAEDVMGNIMDDEDGIS; this is encoded by the coding sequence TTGAATACCATTATAGGAACATACGAATGTAAGGCTGATAACAAGGGAAGGCTAATGCTGCCTGCTCCTTTGAAGAAGCAATTGCACGAAGGTTTGGGCGAAGGATTCGTGCTGAAGAGGTCGGTTTTTCAACAATGCCTGGAGCTTTATCCTATGGCGGAGTGGAATAAAATGATGCAAAAGATTAACAAGCTGAACCGCTTTGTTAAAAAAAATAATGATTTTATCCGTGCATTTACAGCAGGGGTAAGGGTGATAGAAATGGATGCTGCCGGAAGGCTGCTTGTGCCAAAAGACCTTGCGCTTTTTGCAGGTATTGGTAGTGAGGTAGTGCTTTCGTCTGCGGTAACAATCGTAGAGATATGGGATAAGGAGCGTTACGAAGCTTCGATCAATGTGTCTGACGAAGATTTTGCGAGCCTTGCTGAAGATGTAATGGGTAATATAATGGACGACGAAGATGGAATATCATAA
- a CDS encoding alpha/beta fold hydrolase, translated as MDSNHDEGKYHYYEAGEGTPIIILHGLMGGLSNFDGVANYFPQHGFKIVIPQLPIYTQSLLKTNVKAFARWVKDFITYKGYDRVILLGNSLGGHIALYHTKMYPEKMLGLVITGSSGLYESAMGDSYPRRGDREYIKKKAGDVFYDPAIATDEIVDDVYAVANDRIKLIKTLTIAKSAIRHNMAKDLPKMHVPTGIIWGKQDSVTPPDVAEEFHSLLPNSSLYWIDKCGHAAMMEHPDEFNRLMHEWLRKTGLAK; from the coding sequence ATGGATAGCAATCATGACGAGGGAAAATATCACTACTACGAAGCTGGTGAAGGAACCCCGATAATAATACTACACGGCCTTATGGGAGGGCTAAGCAACTTTGACGGAGTTGCTAATTATTTTCCGCAACACGGATTTAAAATAGTAATACCACAGTTACCCATATACACACAAAGCCTGCTAAAAACTAATGTAAAAGCTTTTGCCCGCTGGGTAAAGGATTTTATAACCTACAAGGGGTACGACCGCGTTATACTGCTGGGCAACTCGCTGGGCGGCCATATAGCACTGTACCATACAAAAATGTATCCCGAAAAAATGCTTGGCCTTGTTATTACCGGTAGCAGTGGCCTGTATGAAAGCGCAATGGGTGACAGCTACCCGCGCCGCGGCGACCGCGAATACATTAAAAAGAAAGCCGGTGATGTTTTTTATGACCCCGCTATAGCTACTGATGAAATTGTAGACGATGTATATGCCGTTGCCAACGACCGCATAAAACTGATAAAAACCCTTACCATAGCCAAAAGCGCCATTCGCCACAACATGGCTAAGGATTTACCAAAGATGCACGTGCCTACCGGAATTATCTGGGGCAAACAGGATAGTGTTACACCACCCGATGTAGCCGAAGAGTTTCACAGCCTGCTGCCAAACAGCAGCCTGTACTGGATAGACAAGTGCGGACACGCTGCCATGATGGAGCATCCGGACGAGTTTAACCGCCTTATGCACGAGTGGTTAAGAAAAACCGGACTGGCTAAATAG
- the yihA gene encoding ribosome biogenesis GTP-binding protein YihA/YsxC — protein MKINTAEFVVSNSDVSKCPKEPLPEYAFIGRSNVGKSSLINMLTGRNSLAKTSGRPGKTQLINHFKINENWFLVDLPGYGYARVSKSAKETFQKFITDYFERREQLMCAFVLVDIRHEAQKIDLEFINYLGEAEVPFCIIFTKADKISKSKVQQHVAAYKKKVIENGWEEMPQHFVTSSEAATGREDVLAFIDEVNDGIFKNQGFV, from the coding sequence ATGAAAATAAATACCGCCGAGTTCGTAGTCAGCAATTCTGACGTAAGTAAATGCCCCAAGGAGCCCTTACCGGAATATGCCTTTATAGGACGCAGTAACGTAGGCAAGTCATCGCTTATAAATATGCTAACCGGGCGCAACAGCCTTGCTAAAACATCTGGCCGCCCCGGAAAGACGCAACTTATAAACCATTTTAAGATAAACGAGAACTGGTTCCTGGTAGATTTACCCGGCTATGGTTATGCCCGCGTATCTAAATCAGCCAAGGAAACGTTCCAGAAATTTATAACCGATTATTTTGAAAGGCGAGAGCAGTTAATGTGTGCTTTTGTACTGGTTGACATTCGCCACGAAGCACAAAAGATAGACCTTGAATTTATTAACTACCTTGGCGAAGCAGAGGTGCCTTTCTGTATTATCTTTACCAAAGCAGACAAGATAAGCAAAAGCAAAGTGCAACAGCATGTAGCTGCTTACAAGAAAAAGGTAATAGAAAACGGATGGGAAGAAATGCCGCAGCATTTTGTAACCTCATCTGAAGCCGCAACTGGCCGCGAAGATGTACTGGCTTTTATAGACGAGGTAAACGACGGTATATTTAAAAACCAGGGATTTGTTTAA
- the gldC gene encoding gliding motility protein GldC has translation MAKDTLKSEIKIIVELDENRVPENLMWTAPDGGVKDEASKAIMLSVWDSPKQESMRIDLWTKDMPVDEMKVFFHQTLVSMSETFERATGDTQMSETMKDFCDYFAEKLEIKQK, from the coding sequence ATGGCTAAGGATACTTTAAAATCTGAAATAAAAATAATAGTAGAACTTGATGAAAACCGCGTGCCGGAAAACCTGATGTGGACTGCTCCTGATGGTGGTGTGAAAGATGAAGCCAGTAAAGCAATAATGCTTAGTGTGTGGGATAGCCCTAAACAGGAGAGTATGCGTATTGACCTTTGGACAAAAGATATGCCGGTAGACGAAATGAAGGTGTTTTTTCACCAAACGCTGGTAAGCATGAGCGAAACCTTTGAGCGTGCTACAGGCGATACCCAGATGAGTGAAACTATGAAAGACTTTTGCGACTACTTCGCAGAAAAGCTTGAGATAAAGCAAAAATAA
- the gldB gene encoding gliding motility lipoprotein GldB — translation MKKYILLPLLALVLFSCKDENVVEDKVAEVKVGTIKVSRFDDLFYNSKPEDLPALKKQFPYLFPREYQDTTWINKIKTPLLQELHAEVDKVYPPNDKKLAGDIEELVKHIKYYYPKASVPHVVTLISEMDYESRAIYADTLVLVSLDLYLGNKHKFYVDFPSYQKQNFEPNQILPDLVSAFSHSKIGASKDYTLLSSMIYFGKQLYLKDKLIPGVADNEKIGYTKEQLKWVKENEAEMWRFFVESKAFFDTDPKLLNRFINPAPFSKFYLGFDNETPGRVGQWVGWQIVRAYMENNKNVTLQELMAIDAKTIFDNSKYKPAK, via the coding sequence ATGAAAAAATATATACTGCTCCCGCTGCTTGCCCTGGTACTGTTTTCGTGCAAGGATGAAAACGTGGTGGAAGATAAAGTAGCTGAGGTAAAAGTGGGTACAATAAAGGTTTCGCGTTTTGATGACTTGTTCTATAATTCAAAACCCGAAGATTTGCCTGCGTTAAAAAAACAGTTCCCATACCTTTTCCCGAGGGAATACCAGGATACTACATGGATCAATAAAATTAAGACACCGCTTTTGCAGGAGTTACACGCTGAGGTAGATAAGGTATATCCTCCAAATGACAAGAAACTGGCGGGCGATATCGAAGAGCTCGTAAAGCATATAAAATATTACTACCCTAAAGCATCTGTACCACATGTGGTAACACTTATTAGTGAAATGGACTATGAGTCGAGGGCAATTTATGCGGATACGCTTGTACTGGTTTCTTTAGATCTTTACTTGGGCAATAAGCATAAGTTTTATGTGGATTTCCCGTCGTATCAGAAGCAGAATTTTGAACCCAACCAGATATTGCCTGATCTTGTTTCGGCATTTTCGCACTCTAAAATTGGCGCGTCTAAAGATTATACGTTGCTGTCATCTATGATTTATTTTGGTAAGCAGTTGTACTTAAAAGATAAGCTGATACCCGGGGTGGCAGATAATGAAAAAATAGGTTATACAAAAGAGCAGCTGAAATGGGTAAAAGAAAATGAAGCCGAAATGTGGCGCTTTTTTGTTGAGAGTAAAGCATTTTTTGATACCGACCCTAAGTTGCTGAATCGCTTTATAAACCCTGCGCCTTTCAGTAAATTTTACTTAGGTTTTGATAATGAGACACCGGGGCGCGTGGGGCAGTGGGTAGGCTGGCAAATTGTAAGGGCATACATGGAAAACAATAAAAATGTAACTTTGCAGGAGTTAATGGCGATAGATGCCAAAACTATTTTTGATAATTCTAAATACAAACCCGCAAAGTAA
- the nadE gene encoding NAD(+) synthase, which produces MDIHPKFEAQAINDHIVNWLGEYAANAKSKGFVVGISGGIDSALTSTLCAQTGLPTLCVEMPIHQAESHVTRAKEHIKWLSEKYSNVSGADVDLTSTFTHFKEQVPEGATQAITDHALANTRSRIRMITLYYFAGIHNAIVAGTGNKVEDFGVGFYTKYGDGGVDVSPIADLTKTEVRILARHLGVTNSILVAKPTDGLFGDDRSDEDQIGASYEELEWAMQQDAFGKQSTEFSGREKEVFDIYKRFNTNNQHKMLPIPICKIPLKLK; this is translated from the coding sequence ATGGATATACATCCTAAATTTGAAGCACAGGCCATAAACGACCATATTGTTAACTGGCTGGGCGAATATGCAGCTAACGCAAAATCAAAAGGATTTGTTGTAGGCATTTCCGGCGGTATAGACTCTGCCCTTACCTCTACACTTTGCGCACAAACCGGCCTGCCTACACTATGTGTAGAAATGCCCATACACCAGGCAGAAAGCCATGTAACCCGCGCTAAGGAGCACATTAAATGGCTTAGCGAAAAATACAGTAACGTATCTGGCGCAGATGTAGACCTTACCAGCACCTTTACGCATTTTAAAGAACAGGTTCCTGAAGGCGCCACACAAGCCATTACAGACCATGCTCTGGCTAATACCAGATCTCGTATACGCATGATAACCCTATATTATTTTGCAGGCATACACAATGCTATAGTAGCCGGCACCGGAAACAAGGTGGAAGATTTTGGCGTAGGCTTTTATACTAAATATGGCGACGGCGGCGTAGATGTGAGCCCTATTGCCGACCTTACCAAAACCGAAGTGCGCATACTTGCCAGGCACCTGGGCGTTACAAACTCTATTTTAGTAGCAAAACCTACCGATGGGCTTTTTGGCGATGACCGTAGCGATGAAGACCAGATAGGCGCATCTTATGAAGAACTGGAGTGGGCTATGCAGCAGGATGCCTTTGGGAAACAGAGTACTGAATTTAGCGGACGCGAAAAAGAAGTATTTGACATCTATAAACGATTTAATACAAATAACCAGCACAAAATGCTACCCATTCCAATTTGTAAAATTCCCTTAAAATTGAAATAA
- a CDS encoding response regulator transcription factor translates to MIKLCLADNHPVVHYGMKSYFSDNPQISFVGVVNNLESLLDVLSKKTVDVAVIDLELEGLTSISSVKNLIKEFPETRIVIFTNLAEQIYAPNALKAGVSAYVHKSAKMEELESAIKKVNEGDVVFSEAVKKNLALLNKGKKSERLYRKLSSREIEVLRYLSEGKKNKEIARLLDLNEKTISTYKLRLLTKLHVTNLVDLVNKAKTLDIV, encoded by the coding sequence ATGATCAAATTATGCCTTGCGGATAATCATCCTGTGGTGCATTATGGGATGAAGTCGTATTTTAGCGATAATCCGCAGATTAGTTTTGTGGGTGTGGTAAATAACCTGGAGAGCCTCCTGGATGTATTGAGTAAAAAAACGGTGGATGTAGCCGTGATCGACCTTGAATTAGAGGGACTTACCAGCATTAGCAGCGTAAAGAACCTGATAAAGGAATTTCCGGAAACCAGGATCGTGATATTTACCAATCTCGCCGAACAGATTTATGCCCCAAATGCACTTAAAGCCGGCGTTTCGGCCTATGTGCACAAAAGCGCCAAGATGGAAGAGCTGGAGAGCGCCATTAAAAAAGTTAATGAAGGCGACGTAGTGTTTAGTGAAGCGGTAAAGAAGAACCTTGCATTGCTTAACAAAGGAAAGAAAAGCGAACGCTTGTACCGCAAGCTTTCGTCGAGGGAAATTGAAGTATTGCGCTATCTTAGCGAAGGAAAGAAAAACAAGGAAATTGCACGGCTGCTGGACCTCAACGAGAAAACCATCAGTACTTACAAACTCCGCCTGCTTACCAAACTGCATGTTACTAACCTTGTAGACTTGGTAAATAAGGCAAAAACACTGGACATTGTATAA
- the dnaG gene encoding DNA primase, whose product MISKNTIDTVFETARVEEVIGDFVVLKRSGTNMKGLSPFSNERSPSFMVSPVKQIWKDFSSGKGGNAVAFLMEHEHFSYPEAIRYLARKYNIEIEETEQSDEQKEQANERESMYLVSEFAQQYFQDVMHNTDEGRSIGYSYFKERGFTSDTIKKWGLGYSPEEWDAFSKHAIGKAYKLEYLEKTGFTIVREDGRLADRFRGRVMFPIQSMSGRVLGFGGRILGNDKKVAKYLNSPESDIYHKSKVLYGIFHAKQAIAKKDNCYLVEGYTDVIQLHQAGIENVVASSGTALTPDQIRLISRLTKNITVLFDGDAAGLRASVRGIDLILEEGMNVKVCTFPDGDDPDSFAKRTPHDELVAYLDNNAKDFIQFKASLLMDESKADPVKKAGLIRDMVGSIAKIPDRIQREVYIQEVSRIMDIGEQVLVSTLAQLVSKDVADADKKHKEERWEQTMKPVQDEETPAQARINILDRLERKIVEILLLYGGTEQDFEDVYIKYDEFGKEFEFTEKKTYKVYERIFLNLQEDEILFTNPVFRDLYKAIIDFYVAKQAMVVDEFLNILPQELQYEATDVFMQDEKYHLHEWEEKQQIPVKSKSQSVSAYTTEHIIDLRWLLLGRLIQDLKMQVSPDADNMEILMSVNDYNTLVNYLSRKINRLRSGFY is encoded by the coding sequence TTGATCTCTAAAAACACCATTGATACCGTTTTTGAAACCGCCCGTGTAGAGGAGGTAATCGGCGATTTTGTTGTCCTGAAACGTTCGGGTACCAACATGAAAGGCCTGAGCCCGTTTAGTAACGAGCGCTCGCCATCATTCATGGTATCTCCTGTAAAACAGATATGGAAAGATTTTAGCTCGGGCAAGGGAGGCAATGCCGTGGCCTTTTTAATGGAGCACGAGCATTTTAGCTACCCCGAAGCCATACGTTACCTCGCCCGAAAATATAATATTGAGATAGAGGAGACGGAGCAAAGCGACGAGCAAAAGGAGCAGGCCAACGAACGGGAAAGTATGTACCTGGTGTCTGAATTTGCGCAGCAATATTTTCAGGATGTAATGCATAATACCGATGAGGGACGTTCTATAGGCTACAGCTATTTTAAAGAGCGTGGCTTTACAAGCGATACCATCAAAAAATGGGGTCTGGGTTATTCTCCTGAAGAATGGGATGCCTTTAGTAAACACGCCATAGGTAAAGCATATAAACTGGAGTACCTTGAAAAAACCGGTTTTACCATAGTGCGTGAAGATGGCCGCCTGGCCGACAGGTTTCGCGGGCGTGTAATGTTTCCCATACAAAGCATGAGTGGCAGGGTGCTGGGCTTTGGCGGACGTATACTGGGCAATGATAAAAAGGTTGCCAAGTACCTAAACTCCCCAGAAAGCGATATTTACCACAAGAGTAAGGTGTTGTATGGTATCTTTCATGCCAAGCAGGCCATTGCCAAAAAAGACAATTGCTACCTTGTTGAAGGTTATACCGATGTAATACAGCTGCACCAGGCCGGTATAGAAAACGTAGTGGCATCGAGCGGTACGGCGTTAACACCAGATCAAATCCGTTTAATAAGCCGCCTTACAAAAAACATTACAGTACTTTTTGATGGCGATGCAGCGGGACTTCGAGCTTCCGTGCGGGGTATTGACCTGATACTTGAAGAAGGTATGAATGTAAAGGTTTGTACTTTTCCTGACGGCGATGACCCTGATAGCTTTGCAAAGCGCACGCCGCATGATGAGCTTGTGGCCTATCTTGATAATAATGCGAAAGACTTTATACAGTTTAAGGCTTCCCTTTTAATGGATGAATCTAAAGCCGACCCTGTAAAGAAAGCCGGACTGATACGCGATATGGTGGGCAGTATTGCCAAGATACCAGACCGTATTCAGCGTGAGGTGTACATACAGGAGGTTTCACGTATTATGGACATTGGCGAGCAGGTACTGGTAAGTACGCTTGCACAGCTGGTATCTAAAGATGTAGCCGATGCTGACAAAAAGCATAAAGAAGAACGCTGGGAACAAACCATGAAGCCCGTGCAGGATGAAGAAACCCCTGCGCAGGCGCGTATTAATATACTAGACCGCTTAGAACGAAAGATCGTTGAGATCTTACTGCTTTACGGAGGTACTGAGCAGGATTTTGAAGATGTCTATATTAAGTATGATGAGTTTGGTAAAGAATTTGAGTTTACCGAAAAGAAAACCTATAAGGTATACGAACGTATTTTCCTGAACCTTCAGGAAGATGAAATCCTTTTTACAAACCCTGTCTTTAGGGATCTTTATAAGGCTATAATCGATTTTTATGTGGCCAAACAGGCTATGGTTGTAGATGAGTTCCTGAATATATTACCACAGGAGTTGCAATATGAAGCTACCGATGTTTTTATGCAGGATGAAAAATACCACCTGCATGAGTGGGAAGAAAAGCAGCAAATACCCGTTAAGAGCAAAAGCCAGTCGGTTAGTGCTTATACTACAGAACATATTATTGACTTAAGGTGGCTGCTTTTGGGACGCCTTATACAGGATCTTAAAATGCAGGTAAGCCCCGATGCAGATAATATGGAAATACTAATGAGTGTAAACGATTACAATACACTGGTTAATTACCTGTCAAGAAAAATAAACAGGCTAAGGAGTGGTTTTTATTAG